A genomic segment from Glycine soja cultivar W05 chromosome 18, ASM419377v2, whole genome shotgun sequence encodes:
- the LOC114394408 gene encoding protein MEI2-like 2, with amino-acid sequence MDKHSGNSSSAHAAAGPSGISPHNVPKKAGSSAWGIPRASDVFHDSSDVSLFSSSLPVLPHEKLDLTDSENYGQPVDDNLLTLDKVHKEDEGHDPFDDFETNAIGNMLPDDEEDLLAGIMDDFDLSKLPSQLEDLDENDLFVNGGGFEMDFEPQESLNISMSKIGISDGIASNGIGQYAIPNGVGTVAGEHPYGEHPSRTLFVRNINSNVEDSELRTLFEQYGDIRTLYTACKHRGFVMISYYDIRAARTAMRALQNKPLRRRKLDIHFSIPKDNPSEKDINQGTLVVFNLDPSVSNDDLRQIFGAYGEVKEIRETPHKRHHKFIEFYDVRAAEAALKALNRSDIAGKRIKLEPSRPGGARRNLMQQLSQELEQDEARTFRHQVVSPVANSPPGSWAQFGSPVEQNPLASFSKSPGLGPASPINTNHLSGLAAILSPHATTSTKIAPIGKDPGRAANQMFSNSGSTQGAAFQHSISFPEQNVKASPRPISTFGESSSSASSIGTLSGPQFLWGSPTPYSEHSNTPAWSSSSVGLPFTSSVQRQGFPYTSNHSPFLGSHSHHHVGSAPSGLPLDRHFSYFPESPEASLMSPVAFGNLNHGDGNFMMNNISARASVGASVGLSGNTPEISSPNFRMMSLPRHGSLFHGNSLYSGPGATNIEGLAERGRSRRPENGGNQIDSKKLYQLDLDKIVCGEDTRTTLMIKNIPNKYTSKMLLAAIDENHQGTYDFLYLPIDFKNKCNVGYAFINMVSPSHIIAFYKAFNGKKWEKFNSEKVASLAYARIQGKAALVMHFQNSSLMNEDKRCRPILFHSEGQDTGDQEHFLSSNLNICIRQPDGSYSSDLLESPKGNLDQKLEKD; translated from the exons ATGGACAAGCATTCTGGGAATTCTTCATCAGCTCATGCTGCTGCAG GTCCATCTGGGATTTCCCCACATAATGTTCCAAAAAAAGCGGGAAGCAGTGCATGGGGAATACCACGTGCCAGTGATGTGTTCCATGACTCAAGTGATGTTAGCTTGTTTTCTAGTTCACTGCCTGTTCTTCCACATGAAAAAT TAGATTTGACTGATTCGGAAAATTATGGTCAACCAGTTGATGATAACTTGCTAACATTAGATAAAGTTCACAAAGAGGATGAGGGACACGATCCTTTTGATGACTTTGAAACCAATGCAATTGGAAACATGCTTCCTGATGATGAAGAGGACCTTTTAGCTGGCATTATGGATGATTTTGACCTCAGTAAATTGCCCAGTCAACTGGAGGATTTGGATGAAAATGATCTGTTTGTCAATGGAGGGGGATTTGAGATGGATTTTGAACCCCAAGAGAGCCTCAATATCAGTATGTCCAAGATAGGCATATCAGATGGAATTGCTTCAAATGGTATTGGTCAGTATGCAATCCCAAATGGTGTGGGAACAGTGGCTGGGGAGCATCCCTATGGAGAGCATCCATCAAGGACATTATTTGTTCGAAACATCAACAGTAATGTTGAGGACTCTGAATTACGAACACTATTTGAG CAATATGGGGATATCAGAACTTTATACACAGCATGCAAGCATAGGGGCTTTGTGATGATATCTTACTATGATATTCGAGCTGCTCGCACTGCCATGCGTGCTTTACAAAACAAGCCCTTGAGACGAAGAAAACTTgatattcatttttcaattcctaag GATAACCCCTCAGAAAAAGATATTAATCAAGGAACCCTTGTAGTGTTCAATTTAGATCCATCAGTATCAAATGATGACCTTCGTCAAATATTTGGGGCTTATGGTGAGGTCAAAGag ATCAGGGAAACACCACATAAGAGACAccataaatttattgaattttatgatGTTAGAGCAGCAGAGGCAGCTCTTAAAGCATTAAATCGAAGTGATATTGCTGGGAAACGCATAAAACTTGAACCCAGTCGCCCTGGTGGAGCACGTAGAAA CTTGATGCAACAACTGAGTCAAGAACTGGAACAAGATGAAGCTCGAACTTTTAGACATCAAGTAGTTTCACCTGTGGCCAATTCTCCTCCTG GTAGCTGGGCACAATTTGGTAGTCCAGTTGAACAAAATCCATTAGCTTCTTTTAGCAAGTCCCCTGGTTTGGGCCCTGCCAGTCCCATTAATACCAACCATTTGTCTGGATTGGCTGCAATTCTTTCCCCACATGCAACAACCTCTACCAAGATTGCACCGATTGGCAAGGACCCTGGAAGGGCTGCAAATCAGATGTTTTCTAACTCTGGATCAACACAAGGAGCAGCTTTTCAGCATTCTATATCCTTTCCTGAGCAAAATGTAAAGGCAAGTCCTAGGCCTATATCTACTTTTGGTGAATCAAGTTCTAGTGCATCAAGTATTGGAACACTGTCCGGTCCTCAATTTCTTTGGGGAAGCCCAACTCCTTACTCTGAGCATTCAAACACTCCTGCCTGGTCTTCATCTTCGGTGGGGCTTCCATTTACATCTAGTGTCCAAAGGCAGGGTTTCCCATATACTAGTAATCACAGTCCTTTTCTTGGCTCCCACTCTCATCATCATGTTGGATCTGCTCCATCTGGCCTTCCGCTTGATAGGCATTTTAGCTACTTCCCTGAGTCACCTGAAGCTTCTCTCATGAGCCCGGTTGCATTTGGGAATTTAAATCACGGTGATGGGAATTTTATGATGAACAACATTAGTGCTCGTGCATCTGTAGGAGCCAGTGTTGGTCTTTCTGGAAATACCCCTGAAATTAGTTCACCCAATTTCAGAATGATGTCTCTGCCTAGACATGGTTCCTTGTTCCATGGAAATAGTTTGTATTCTGGACCTGGAGCAACTAACATTGAGGGATTAGCTGAACGTGGACGAAGTAGACGACCTGAAAATGGTGGGAACCAAATTGATAGTAAGAAGCTGTACCAGCTTGATCTTGACAAAATCGTCTGTGGTGAAGATACAAGGACTACtttaatgattaaaaacatTCCTAACAA GTATACGTCGAAGATGCTGCTTGCTGCAATTGATGAGAATCACCAGGGTACTTATGACTTCCTCTACTTGCCAATTGACTTCAAG AATAAGTGTAATGTGGGTTATGCTTTTATCAATATGGTGTCTCCTTCACACATCATCGCCTTCTACAAG GCCTTTAATGGGAAAAAGTGGGAGAAGTTCAACAGTGAAAAGGTTGCTTCACTGGCATATGCACGGATACAAGGAAAGGCTGCGCTTGTGATGCATTTCCAGAATTCAAGCTTAATGAATGAGGACAAACGGTGCCGGCCAATTCTCTTTCATTCAGAGGGCCAAGATACTGGTGACCAG GAACATTTTCTATCCAGCAATTTGAATATTTGCATTCGCCAACCAGATGGATCCTATTCAAGTGATTTGTTGGAGAGCCCAAAGGGCAATTTGGATCAGAAGCTAGAGAAAGATTAA
- the LOC114394734 gene encoding ribose-phosphate pyrophosphokinase 4-like: MAMVKSPNKQVNLFYSLDCEDLAHNVALQSPNIILQNIKWRSFADGFPNIYINNAEELRGQHVAFLASFSSPAHVFEQLSVIYALPRLFVASFTLVLPFFPTGSFERMEEEGDVATAFTLARMLSNIPISRGGPTSLVIYDIHALQERFYFGDEVLPLFETGIPLLKQRLSQLPDADNVVIAFPDDGAWKRFHKQFDHFSLVVCTKVREGDKRIVRLKEGNVSGHHVVIVDDLVQSGGTLIECQKVLAANGAAKVSAYVTHGVFPNQSWERFTHKKDTLENAFAYFWITDSCPLTVKAIANKAPFEVLSLAGSIANALQI; the protein is encoded by the exons ATGGCAATGGTGAAGTCTCCCAATAAGCAAGTGAACCTCTTCTACTCCCTTGACTGCGAGGACCTTGCCCACAACGTTGCTCTTCAATCACCCAACATCATTCTCCAGAATATCAAATGgag GTCATTTGCTGATGGatttccaaatatatatataaataatgcaGAAGAACTCCGAGGTCAACATGTTGCTTTCTTGGCATCTTTCAGCTCCCCTGCACATGTCTTTGAACAACTTTCTGTCATATATGCACTCCCTCGTTTATTTGTTGCTTCCTTCACATTGGTATTGCCTTTCTTTCCCACTGGATCCTTTGAGCgaatggaggaagaaggagatgtaGCAACTGCCTTCACCCTTGCTAGGATGTTGTCAAATATTCCAATTTCTAGAGGTGGCCCAACTAGTTTAGTCATATATGACATTCATGCCTTGCAG GAGAGGTTTTATTTTGGAGATGAAGTCTTGCCCTTGTTTGAGACCGGTATTCCTCTCTTAAAGCAACGTCTGAGTCAGCTTCCTGACGCTGATAAT GTAGTTATTGCATTTCCAGATGACGGTGCATGGAAGCGATTCCACAAGCAGTTTGATCATTTTTCACTG GTTGTATGTACTAAGGTTCGTGAAGGTGACAAGAGGATAGTTCGGCTCAAGGAAGGCAACGTCTCTGGTCATCATGTAGTCATTGTTGATGATTTGGTCCAATCTGGAGGCACCCTGATTGAGTGTCAG AAAGTTTTGGCAGCCAATGGTGCAGCAAAGGTGAGTGCCTATGTCACCCATGGCGTGTTCCCTAACCAATCATGGGAGCGATTCACTCATAAAAAAG ACACCTTGGAGAATGCATTTGCCTACTTCTGGATCACAGATTCTTGCCCTCTTACTGTCAAAGCTATAGCAAATAAAGCTCCTTTTGAAGTGCTGAGTCTAGCCGGGTCTATTGCTAATGCTCtacaaatttga
- the LOC114395927 gene encoding glycerol-3-phosphate acyltransferase 1-like, whose amino-acid sequence MVWLANWVMNQVLVKSCYGFARKLKSHGFHWGDLSSKPLHQPSPFPNIAKCDLECRGSQTLACDFHKVLLRTHSFFPYFMLVAFEGGSIFRAFFLLCSCPMLWILNYEMKLRVMIFISFCGLRMKDMENTSRAVLPKFYLENLNLEAYEVVASVGSRVFFTTMPRVMVEGFLKEYLNADAVIATELHTSGCYFTGLLSKSGLLVKHSALMDYFGDTKPDLGIGNTSLHDQLFISLCKEAYVVINEEGKVMPRNKYPKPLIFHDGRLAFLPTPSATLLMFMWLPLGFLMAIYRIFLGVFLCCKFTLALGIWSGLILNFNDKNQQRSESNKGVLYVCSHRTLMDPIFLSITLGRRLTAVTYSLSKVSELIAPIRTMRLTRDREQDGETMKRLLCEGDLVVFPEGTTCREPYLLRFSSLFAELADEIVPVAMNAHVTMFYGTTASGLKVLDPIFFFMNPWPRYDIQVLGKVPRELTCAGGRSSHEVANYIQRQLADALGFECTNLTRRDKYMMLAGNEGVVQEKKGRRFC is encoded by the exons ATGGTGTGGCTTGCAAATTGGGTCATGAACCAAGTGCTTGTTAAATCATGTTATGGATTTGCAAGAAAACTTAAAAGCCATGGGTTTCATTGGGGTGATCTTTCATCCAAACCATTGCATCAACCTTCCCCTTTCCCTAATATTGCCAAGTGTGATTTGGAGTGTAGAGGGTCACAAACCCTAGCTTGTGACTTTCACAAAGTCCTCTTAAGGACTCATTCCTTCTTTCCCTATTTCATGCTTGTTGCCTTTGAAGGTGGAAGCATTTTTAGGGCATTCTTCTTGCTTTGTTCATGCCCTATGCTGTGGATCTTAAACTATGAAATGAAGCTTAGGGTCATGATCTTCATCTCCTTTTGTGGCCTCAGAATGAAGGACATGGAAAACACTTCAAGGGCAGTTTTGCCGAAGTTCTACTTGGAGAACCTCAACCTTGAGGCCTATGAGGTAGTGGCTTCAGTAGGGTCCAGAGTTTTCTTCACCACTATGCCTAGAGTGATGGTTGAAGGGTTTCTCAAGGAGTATTTGAATGCTGATGCTGTTATAGCCACAGAATTGCACACTTCTGGTTGTTACTTCACTGGTTTGCTCTCTAAGTCTGGTTTGCTTGTGAAGCATAGTGCCCTCATGGACTATTTTGGAGATACAAAGCCTGACCTTGGGATTGGCAACACAAGTCTTCATGATCagctttttatttctctttgcaAG GAGGCTTATGTGGTGATCAATGAAGAGGGCAAAGTGATGCCAAGAAACAAATATCCAAAGCCCTTAATATTTCATGATGGAAGGCTAGCATTTTTGCCTACTCCTTCCGCAACCCTTCTTATGTTCATGTGGCTCCCCCTTGGATTTCTGATGGCCATTTACAGAATTTTTCTGGGGGTTTTCCTTTGTTGCAAATTTACATTGGCGTTAGGAATATGGAGTGGACTAATTCTGAATTTCAATGACAAGAACCAACAAAGATCAGAGTCAAACAAAGGGGTGCTCTATGTGTGTAGCCACAGGACTCTCATGGATCCAATTTTTCTTAGCATAACGCTGGGGAGGCGTTTGACTGCTGTCACATACAGCTTAAGCAAGGTGTCTGAATTGATAGCCCCTATTAGGACAATGAGACTCACAAGGGACAGAGAACAAGACGGGGAAACTATGAAAAGGTTGCTTTGTGAAGGGGATTTGGTGGTGTTCCCTGAAGGAACAACTTGTAGGGAGCCATATTTACTAAGGTTCAGTTCTTTGTTTGCTGAACTTGCTGATGAGATTGTGCCTGTGGCTATGAATGCTCATGTGACCATGTTCTATGGGACCACAGCCAGTGGACTAAAGGTCTTGGACCCTATTTTCTTCTTCATGAACCCTTGGCCAAGATATGACATTCAAGTCCTTGGAAAGGTTCCTAGAGAACTCACATGTGCTGGAGGTAGGTCTAGTCATGAAGTGGCAAATTACATACAGAGGCAGTTGGCTGATGCTTTAGGGTTTGAGTGCACCAACCTTACAAGGAGGGATAAATATATGATGCTGGCTGGCAATGAAGGGGTTGTTCAAGAAAAGAAGGGGAGAAGATTCTGCTAA